Proteins encoded by one window of Actinocorallia herbida:
- a CDS encoding sensor histidine kinase has product MRSLGWRRWWSGHPALFSAVMCVAICGLSLAMLRIDPHGRPRDLLPVNYVLAVLAALPLALRDRWPIGVLGAVMAVTTLHQLLPGGEMVVLPVQVAIYGVALRTDRLRGWLAGATAATWTILLIAVASHWDWETEFLGVFTGAGLAVALGDAIRNRRAYVAALVERAARAERTRDEVAARRVAEERMRIARELHDVVAHQLTLINAQAAVTLHLNEASGHAAEVLAHIKDDSREALTELRAIVGLLGSGEDESDTPRAPVPGIDRLDDLVKSFRRAGLAVDISTEGEPRQLPSAVNVSGYRIVQEALTNVRKHSRAAEAKVRLRYAPNALRITVEDDGPGDEPPGDGVGRGLLGMRERTAAVGGSITVGPVGGGGFKVDAELPLGVR; this is encoded by the coding sequence GTGAGATCGCTCGGGTGGAGGCGCTGGTGGAGTGGGCACCCGGCGCTGTTCAGCGCGGTGATGTGCGTCGCGATCTGCGGCCTGTCGCTGGCAATGCTGCGGATCGATCCGCACGGGCGGCCCCGCGATCTCCTGCCCGTCAACTACGTCCTCGCGGTGCTGGCCGCGCTGCCCCTCGCGCTCCGTGACCGGTGGCCGATCGGCGTCCTCGGCGCGGTGATGGCCGTCACCACCCTGCACCAGCTGCTGCCCGGCGGCGAGATGGTCGTGCTCCCCGTCCAGGTCGCGATCTACGGGGTCGCCCTGCGCACCGACAGGCTGCGCGGCTGGCTCGCGGGCGCCACGGCGGCCACGTGGACGATCCTGCTGATCGCCGTCGCGAGCCACTGGGACTGGGAGACGGAGTTCCTCGGCGTCTTCACCGGCGCGGGGCTCGCGGTCGCGCTCGGCGACGCCATCCGCAACCGGCGCGCCTATGTCGCGGCCCTGGTGGAGCGGGCGGCGCGGGCCGAGCGCACCCGCGACGAGGTCGCCGCCCGCCGCGTCGCCGAGGAGCGCATGCGCATCGCCCGCGAGCTGCACGACGTGGTCGCCCACCAGCTCACGCTGATCAACGCCCAGGCGGCGGTCACCCTCCATCTGAACGAGGCGTCCGGCCACGCCGCCGAGGTCCTCGCCCACATCAAGGACGACTCGCGCGAGGCGCTGACGGAGCTGCGCGCGATAGTGGGGCTTCTCGGGAGCGGAGAGGACGAGTCCGACACTCCGCGAGCGCCCGTCCCCGGAATCGATCGCCTCGACGATCTGGTCAAATCGTTCAGACGGGCAGGATTGGCTGTGGACATCTCGACTGAGGGCGAGCCGCGGCAGCTACCGTCGGCGGTGAACGTGTCGGGCTACCGGATCGTCCAGGAGGCGCTCACCAACGTCCGCAAGCACTCGCGCGCCGCCGAGGCGAAGGTCCGCCTCCGGTACGCGCCGAACGCGCTGCGGATCACCGTGGAGGACGACGGCCCGGGGGACGAGCCTCCGGGCGACGGCGTCGGGCGCGGCCTGCTGGGCATGCGCGAGCGCACCGCGGCGGTGGGCGGGTCGATCACGGTCGGTCCGGTCGGCGGCGGAGGTTTCAAGGTGGATGCGGAGCTTCCTTTGGGGGTGCGATGA
- a CDS encoding alpha/beta hydrolase family protein, whose protein sequence is MFGKSLDTLRLLPAAVAVAAVAAFASAPAQAAANPYERGPAPTNSSIEALRGSYSTSQTSVSSLGVTGFGGGTIYYPTSTSDGTFGAVVIAPGYTAYQSSMSWLGARLASQGFVIFTIDTNTTLDQPASRGDQMLAALDYLTQRSSVRTRIDASRLAVMGHSMGGGGVLEAIKDRPSLKAGIPLTPWNLTKSWSGNRVPTFIVGAESDTVAPVASHSEPFYTSLPSTPDKAYLELNNASHFAPNSANTTIAKYSISWLKRFVDNDTRFEQFLCPGPSAGGDVEEFRSTCPNG, encoded by the coding sequence ATGTTCGGCAAGAGCCTGGACACCCTGCGCCTGCTGCCGGCCGCCGTGGCCGTCGCGGCGGTCGCCGCGTTCGCCTCCGCCCCCGCGCAGGCCGCGGCCAACCCCTACGAGAGGGGCCCCGCCCCCACCAACTCCAGCATCGAGGCCCTGCGCGGCTCGTACTCGACCTCGCAGACCTCGGTGTCGAGCCTGGGCGTGACCGGCTTCGGCGGCGGCACGATCTACTACCCGACCTCCACCAGCGACGGGACCTTCGGTGCCGTCGTGATCGCGCCCGGCTACACCGCCTACCAGTCGAGCATGTCCTGGCTCGGCGCGCGCCTCGCCTCCCAGGGCTTCGTGATCTTCACGATCGACACCAACACCACCCTCGACCAGCCCGCCAGCCGCGGCGACCAGATGCTCGCCGCGCTGGACTACCTGACCCAGCGCAGCTCCGTCCGGACCCGCATCGACGCCTCCCGGCTCGCCGTCATGGGCCACTCCATGGGCGGAGGCGGCGTCCTGGAAGCGATCAAGGACAGGCCGTCGCTCAAGGCCGGCATCCCGCTGACCCCGTGGAACCTCACCAAGAGCTGGAGCGGCAACCGCGTCCCGACGTTCATCGTGGGCGCCGAGAGCGACACCGTCGCCCCCGTCGCGAGCCACTCCGAGCCCTTCTACACCAGTCTCCCGAGCACCCCCGACAAGGCGTACCTGGAGCTGAACAACGCGTCCCACTTCGCCCCGAACAGCGCCAACACCACCATCGCCAAGTACTCGATCTCCTGGTTGAAGCGCTTCGTCGACAACGACACCCGCTTCGAGCAGTTCCTCTGCCCCGGCCCGTCCGCCGGCGGGGACGTGGAGGAGTTCCGCAGCACCTGCCCGAACGGCTGA
- a CDS encoding EF-hand domain-containing protein, whose translation MSERYVAVFARYDTDGDGQLTVDEVTAAIAGMFPAAEVADLSGIVKALFAEYDVDHDGLLSVEEFVPLAANLPELGAED comes from the coding sequence ATGTCTGAGCGGTATGTCGCGGTGTTCGCGCGGTACGACACCGATGGGGACGGGCAGCTCACGGTGGACGAGGTGACGGCGGCGATCGCCGGGATGTTCCCGGCGGCGGAGGTCGCCGATCTTTCGGGGATCGTGAAGGCGCTGTTCGCCGAGTACGACGTGGACCATGACGGGCTGCTGTCGGTGGAGGAGTTCGTGCCGCTGGCGGCGAACCTCCCGGAGCTGGGCGCGGAGGACTGA
- a CDS encoding glycoside hydrolase family 16 protein, with amino-acid sequence MKRLRGLGMVVLVLVCFAVALVVNLGPPQWLRDVWEDPAPVAAPETAGPVLGPGDLVDAETPEGMHLTWREEFTGRRGAKPDPARWNIETTTPDTGELERNTRKNVALDGKGRLVITARSGAQGYTSARITTEGKFAPTYGRVTVRMKSPDGKGLWPAFWLLGADHMTNPWPASGEIDVMERRGDLTDRYYSTVQGPGYSGVGISKQYAPGRKVAFSSRFHVFGVDWTPTALTFMIDGKAVHTVDKASVPGEWVFDHPFFLVLNLAVGGPFPGEPTEATPFPAKMVVDYIRAYSFDIDPAT; translated from the coding sequence TTGAAGCGTCTGCGCGGCCTGGGGATGGTCGTCCTCGTGCTGGTCTGCTTCGCCGTCGCCCTGGTCGTCAACCTCGGTCCGCCCCAATGGCTCAGGGACGTGTGGGAGGATCCCGCGCCCGTCGCGGCGCCGGAGACCGCGGGTCCCGTCCTCGGCCCCGGCGACCTCGTCGACGCGGAGACGCCGGAGGGGATGCACCTCACGTGGCGCGAGGAGTTCACCGGACGGCGCGGCGCGAAGCCGGACCCGGCGCGGTGGAACATCGAGACCACCACCCCCGACACCGGTGAGCTCGAGCGCAACACCCGGAAGAACGTCGCCCTCGACGGCAAGGGCAGGCTCGTGATCACCGCGAGGTCCGGCGCGCAGGGCTACACCTCGGCCCGCATCACGACCGAGGGCAAGTTCGCGCCTACCTACGGCCGCGTCACCGTGCGGATGAAGTCGCCCGACGGGAAGGGCCTGTGGCCCGCCTTCTGGCTGCTCGGCGCCGACCACATGACGAACCCGTGGCCCGCCTCCGGCGAGATCGACGTCATGGAGCGCCGCGGCGACCTCACCGACCGCTACTACTCGACGGTGCAGGGCCCCGGCTACTCCGGTGTGGGCATCAGCAAGCAGTACGCGCCAGGTCGCAAGGTCGCCTTCTCGAGCCGCTTCCACGTCTTCGGCGTCGACTGGACCCCCACCGCCCTCACCTTCATGATCGACGGCAAGGCCGTCCACACCGTCGACAAGGCCTCGGTCCCGGGTGAGTGGGTCTTCGACCATCCCTTCTTCCTCGTGCTCAATCTCGCGGTAGGCGGCCCCTTCCCTGGTGAACCCACCGAAGCCACCCCCTTCCCCGCCAAAATGGTCGTCGACTACATCCGCGCCTACTCCTTCGACATCGACCCCGCGACCTGA
- a CDS encoding restriction endonuclease, with translation MRRPASAGEWAVAVGGAALGGAVVAALFFGLAEALMRHPSGMVVVVLLAVSAVLYCAERLTAAWTEQEADAALVDLDGLDHAALTLAVRDLMRRDGCTAEAAAHGLFAQTPEGVRLHVRVEGTRSNGGVDAYAVFAARDAAIPGRRSALVVTNGSYTPQARTQAATLGVHLMDRTLLHRWSTEGRPLTTLLPLPHPHP, from the coding sequence TTGCGACGGCCCGCGAGCGCCGGCGAGTGGGCGGTCGCGGTGGGCGGCGCGGCGCTGGGCGGGGCGGTGGTGGCGGCCCTCTTCTTCGGCCTCGCCGAGGCCCTGATGCGGCACCCGTCCGGGATGGTCGTGGTGGTGCTCCTCGCGGTGAGCGCCGTCCTGTACTGCGCGGAGCGGCTCACCGCGGCGTGGACGGAGCAGGAGGCCGACGCCGCGCTCGTCGACCTCGACGGACTCGACCACGCGGCCCTCACCCTCGCCGTACGCGACCTCATGCGCCGTGACGGGTGCACCGCCGAGGCCGCGGCCCACGGGCTGTTCGCGCAGACGCCCGAAGGAGTCCGTCTCCACGTCCGGGTGGAAGGCACCCGCTCGAACGGCGGCGTAGACGCCTACGCCGTCTTCGCCGCCCGAGACGCCGCGATCCCCGGCCGCCGAAGCGCCCTGGTCGTCACCAACGGCTCCTACACCCCCCAGGCCCGCACCCAGGCCGCCACCCTCGGCGTCCACCTGATGGACCGCACCCTTCTGCACCGCTGGTCCACCGAAGGCAGACCCCTCACCACCCTTCTCCCCCTACCCCACCCCCACCCCTAG
- a CDS encoding glycosyltransferase family 2 protein has translation MKTRSEGFIPLRSVPARAHTPPALRTAPQVAPPHRAPRRPMPGVPTPPPADVPVARPVPGRQVTTRPAKPADGAAPKTAARKRNRKYSGDGKRDLPRMDPSALRVTVLIPAHNEVKQITETIASLRGQMRPPDHIVVIADNCTDKTAALAHLLGAEIVETAGNKHKKAGALNQVLDRLLDVCDDHDVIMVMDADSSLDAGFIHYGVEYLASGDYAAVGGTFTGKPGGGLVGMFQRNEYARYARDVRRLDGQALVLTGTATLFRAGVLHEVVEARRAGELPGLPTVYDVRVLTEDNELTLGILHRDFRILCPPECTLTTEVMFTWGDLFRQRLRWKRGALENLVDYGWTPITRTYWGRQALSLLGIIVIMTYLATLAYSAVVGEFHFHPLWLGVTVIFMVERIVSVRQRGAVQMAIAATIWIEMIFDVFLQVAQAKAFWEAAIGKERKW, from the coding sequence TTGAAGACCCGTTCGGAAGGGTTCATCCCACTCCGCTCCGTACCCGCGCGCGCCCATACGCCGCCCGCGCTGCGCACCGCGCCGCAGGTCGCCCCGCCGCATCGCGCGCCCCGGCGCCCCATGCCGGGCGTCCCCACTCCCCCTCCGGCCGACGTGCCGGTCGCACGGCCGGTGCCCGGCCGCCAGGTGACCACCCGCCCGGCCAAGCCGGCCGACGGGGCGGCGCCCAAGACCGCCGCGCGCAAACGGAACCGCAAGTACTCCGGCGACGGCAAGCGCGACCTACCGCGCATGGATCCCTCGGCGCTGCGGGTGACGGTGCTCATCCCGGCGCACAACGAGGTCAAGCAGATCACCGAGACCATCGCCTCCCTGCGCGGCCAGATGCGCCCGCCGGACCACATCGTGGTCATCGCGGACAACTGCACCGACAAGACCGCCGCGCTCGCGCACCTGCTCGGCGCGGAGATCGTCGAGACCGCGGGGAACAAGCACAAGAAGGCCGGGGCGCTCAACCAGGTTCTCGACCGCCTCCTCGACGTGTGCGACGACCACGACGTGATCATGGTAATGGATGCGGACTCGTCCTTGGACGCCGGATTCATCCACTACGGCGTCGAGTACCTCGCGTCCGGCGACTACGCGGCGGTCGGCGGAACGTTCACCGGCAAACCCGGCGGCGGCCTCGTCGGGATGTTCCAGCGCAATGAGTACGCGCGCTACGCCCGCGACGTGAGGCGCCTCGACGGGCAGGCCCTCGTCCTCACCGGGACCGCCACCCTGTTCAGGGCGGGCGTCCTGCACGAGGTCGTGGAGGCGCGGCGCGCAGGAGAGCTGCCGGGCCTCCCCACGGTCTACGACGTCCGCGTCCTCACCGAGGACAACGAGCTCACCCTGGGGATCCTGCACCGGGACTTCCGCATCCTGTGCCCTCCGGAGTGCACCCTGACGACCGAGGTGATGTTCACCTGGGGCGACCTGTTCCGGCAGCGCCTGCGCTGGAAGCGCGGCGCGCTGGAGAACCTGGTCGACTACGGCTGGACGCCGATCACCCGCACCTATTGGGGGCGCCAGGCGCTCTCCCTGCTCGGCATCATCGTGATCATGACCTACCTGGCCACGCTGGCGTACTCGGCGGTCGTCGGAGAGTTCCATTTCCACCCGCTCTGGCTGGGCGTGACGGTGATCTTCATGGTCGAGCGGATCGTCTCGGTACGGCAGCGGGGCGCCGTGCAGATGGCGATAGCCGCCACCATCTGGATCGAAATGATCTTCGACGTCTTTCTACAGGTCGCCCAGGCGAAAGCGTTCTGGGAAGCAGCAATCGGTAAAGAGAGAAAGTGGTGA